A section of the Oryza sativa Japonica Group chromosome 1, ASM3414082v1 genome encodes:
- the LOC4327604 gene encoding uncharacterized protein has product MESEQVKRRFGRCPYCRAMIYQDPNAIIYYCSKCRTPIRGKNPEPTDDAEYALSQLEILSADTASVFSDDPDTLSRTSSVAYGGGEQPPVRTSSAPYAAFDRGSVRAGSRSGEQSGEERGGSPMHSRVSELRPTSRRTRRPMSGDMGAFRDDGSSYGSDNDVPTSAAASYRRRASPLTSQELEASSSSMGSSGYQPSGVSSSSMGSSSVYEPSGAARSPLTDPAFQRDLLQALDNLRRVIAAVEQPYGVDAHLQQAGMPPKSASCNDAATGGSGGGGGAYAAAVTRRNSRLMRRLESQLVQALPRDGLRRDRSTSSSSSASSSRPGGDRARAAGRKHHCRAVLGGTPFVVCDKCSEILQLPAAVSANRAARLECGGCGETLSIKLPAAAAAAASGSTDRPKKIFSAPQPAVRRLDDDDAGEEHASARSNLSGDQRWPASPAEGPLHRMLGYSTVSSVFRSRRYGEQH; this is encoded by the exons atggagAGCGAGCAGGTGAAGAGGCGGTTCGGGCGGTGCCCCTACTGCCGCGCCATGATCTACCAGGACCCCAACGCCATCATCTACTACTGCAGCAAGTGCCGCACGCCCATCCGAG GCAAGAACCCGGAGCCGACGGACGACGCCGAGTACGCGCTCTCCCAGCTCGAGATCCTCTCCGCCGACACCGCCTCCGTGTTCTCCGACGACCCGGACACGCTGAGCCGCACGTCCTCCGTCGcatacggcggcggcgagcagcctcCGGTGCGGACCAGCTCGGCTCCCTACGCAGCATTTGATCGGGGCAGCGTTAGGGCTGGTTCAAGAAGCGGCGAGCAatcgggggaagagagaggtggCTCGCCGATGCACAGCCGCGTCAGCGAACTCCGGCCGACGTCGCGGAGAACCAGGCGGCCGATGAGCGGCGACATGGGTGCGTTCAGGGACGATGGATCGAGCTATGGTTCGGACAACGACGTCCCGACGTCTGCCGCCGCGAGCTACCGCCGCCGGGCGTCGCCGCTGACCTCCCAGGAACTggaggcgtcgtcgtcgtcgatgggGTCGTCGGGATACCAACCGTCCggcgtgtcgtcgtcgtcgatgggGTCGTCGTCGGTGTACGAACCGTCCGGCGCGGCGAGGTCGCCGCTGACGGACCCGGCGTTCCAGAGGGACCTGCTGCAGGCGCTGGACAACCTCCGGAgggtcatcgccgccgtcgagcagccGTACGGCGTCGACGCGCACCTGCAACAAGCCGGAATGCCCCCGAAGAGCGCGTCCTGCAacgacgccgccaccggcggcagcggcggcggcggcggcgcgtacgCAGCAGCAGTCACGCGGCGCAACTCCCGCCTCATGCGCCGCCTCGAGTCGCAGCTCGTGCAGGCGCTGCCCAGGGACGGCCTGCGCCGGGACAggagcacctcctcctcctcgtcggcgtcgagcaGCCGCCCGGGCGGCGACCGGGCCAGGGCGGCGGGGCGGAAGCACCACTGCCGCGCTGTGCTGGGCGGCACGCCGTTCGTCGTCTGCGACAAGTGCTCGGAGATACTGCAGCTGCCGGCCGCCGTGTCGGCGAACAGGGCGGCCAGGCTGGAGTGCGGCGGATGCGGGGAGACGCTGTCCATcaagctgccggcggcggcggcggcggcggcgagcggctcgACGGACCGGCCCAAGAAGATATTCTCCGCGCCGCAGCCCGCCGTTCGCCGGCTggatgacgacgacgcgggGGAGGAGCACGCGTCCGCGAGGAGCAACCTGAGCGGCGACCAGCGATGGCCGGCGTCGCCGGCCGAAGGGCCGCTCCACCGCATGCTCGGGTACAGCACGGTGAGCTCGGTTTTCCGGAGCCGGCGGTACGGAGAGCAACACTGA